Proteins encoded within one genomic window of Thioploca ingrica:
- a CDS encoding 2-isopropylmalate synthase has protein sequence MKKDKKVTLEIMDTTLRDGEQMQNVSYTPEEKLTISKILLTEVKVDRLEVTSARVSAGEKEAVRKMLDWAKEAQLVDRFEILSFVDKNQSIDWAKSVGVKRVNLLTKGSYKHCTEQLRKTPEQHAQDIQATINYAAENEIEVNVYLEDFSNGIKTSPDYVYYLIDFLLTLPVKRIMLPDTLGVFNPWETYEYVSAVVNRYPEVHFDFHPHNDYGLGTANAMAAAKAGVRGIHATVNGMGERAGNAPLDEVVVTIKDFLAVHFNINEKKLHKVSQYVEMFSGQRLANNKPIYGKNVFTQTAGIHADGDKKGNLYGNKLAPERFGRKRKYALGKLSGKANLEMSLKELAIELSDEEKKILLQKIIELGDKKEVVTTEDLPYLISDIFETPANVPFKLLHCSINSTYELKSIAAIQCAYQGQVLDAYAHGNGGYDAFMNALQELLKKFNIPVPQLVDYVVTIPPGGKTDALVQAAISWEVENNGQKITLTTRGVNSDQNMAAIEATVKMINLIISRT, from the coding sequence TTGAAAAAAGATAAAAAAGTAACTCTAGAAATCATGGACACCACTTTAAGAGATGGTGAGCAAATGCAAAATGTCTCTTATACTCCAGAAGAGAAATTAACGATTTCAAAGATTTTATTAACCGAAGTGAAAGTGGATCGACTAGAAGTAACTTCTGCTCGAGTTTCTGCCGGGGAAAAAGAAGCCGTGCGAAAAATGTTAGACTGGGCTAAAGAAGCACAATTAGTGGACAGATTTGAAATTTTAAGTTTTGTTGATAAAAATCAATCGATTGATTGGGCAAAATCCGTTGGCGTTAAACGAGTCAATTTATTAACTAAAGGTTCATACAAACATTGTACTGAGCAACTGCGAAAAACGCCCGAACAACATGCCCAAGATATCCAAGCAACAATTAACTATGCGGCTGAGAATGAGATTGAGGTCAATGTCTATTTAGAAGATTTTTCTAATGGGATTAAAACTTCGCCAGATTATGTCTATTATCTCATTGATTTTTTACTCACTTTACCCGTTAAGCGGATTATGCTACCAGACACGTTGGGCGTCTTTAATCCTTGGGAAACTTACGAATACGTATCAGCGGTAGTTAATCGTTATCCAGAAGTTCATTTTGATTTTCACCCGCATAACGATTATGGTTTGGGTACCGCTAATGCGATGGCAGCCGCTAAAGCCGGCGTCAGAGGGATTCATGCAACGGTTAATGGGATGGGGGAAAGAGCCGGTAATGCGCCCTTAGATGAAGTAGTGGTCACTATTAAAGATTTTTTAGCAGTCCATTTTAATATTAATGAGAAGAAACTGCATAAAGTTTCCCAATATGTTGAAATGTTTTCTGGACAGCGGCTGGCTAATAATAAGCCGATCTATGGTAAAAATGTTTTTACCCAAACTGCTGGTATTCATGCCGATGGTGATAAAAAAGGCAATTTATATGGCAACAAACTCGCTCCGGAACGTTTTGGTCGGAAACGTAAATATGCCCTGGGTAAGTTATCGGGTAAAGCCAATTTAGAAATGAGTTTGAAAGAATTAGCCATTGAATTGAGCGACGAAGAGAAAAAAATTTTACTGCAAAAAATCATTGAATTAGGCGATAAGAAAGAAGTCGTTACCACTGAAGATCTGCCCTATTTAATTAGTGATATTTTTGAAACCCCGGCCAATGTTCCGTTTAAATTACTACATTGTTCTATTAATTCAACCTATGAATTGAAATCGATAGCGGCGATTCAATGCGCTTATCAAGGGCAAGTTTTAGATGCTTATGCTCATGGCAACGGGGGTTACGATGCTTTTATGAATGCGCTGCAAGAGCTATTGAAGAAATTCAATATTCCGGTTCCGCAATTGGTCGATTATGTGGTTACCATTCCACCGGGGGGAAAAACTGATGCCTTAGTGCAAGCTGCTATTTCTTGGGAAGTGGAGAACAACGGTCAAAAAATTACTTTAACCACTCGCGGTGTTAATTCCGATCAAAATATGGCCGCTATTGAAGCGACCGTAAAAATGATTAATCTGATTATTTCCAGAACTTAA
- a CDS encoding hydrogenase assembly chaperone HypC/HupF — MCLGIPMQITAINGFNARCSAKGVEREVSLFMLQEEPITVGDFVMVHVGYAIQKMTSQEAQSTWELFDELLQAEANATIQSHA, encoded by the coding sequence ATGTGTTTAGGTATCCCCATGCAAATTACCGCTATCAATGGTTTTAATGCACGCTGTTCTGCTAAAGGAGTAGAGCGGGAGGTGAGTTTATTTATGTTGCAAGAGGAACCCATAACCGTTGGAGATTTTGTCATGGTGCATGTCGGTTATGCGATTCAAAAAATGACATCTCAAGAAGCCCAATCGACGTGGGAATTATTTGACGAATTATTACAGGCAGAGGCAAACGCAACGATTCAATCTCATGCATGA
- a CDS encoding metal-dependent hydrolase translates to MNGYGLYTLFNKEIWRFLKVTTQTILTPVVTILLYLLVFSSVLSKHVEVYAGISYATFLVPGLMIMSIIQNAFANSSSSLFQAKVNGSVVFMLLAPLANWEIYFAFILAAIVRGLLVGIGVWVAVLGFVSLPIHHFWVLLVFAVFGSAVLGALGFVAALWAEKWDHIAAFQNFVILPLTFLSGAFYRIDTLPPFWQKVSYYNPFFYMVDGFRYGFLGVADFHIGISLVVVSLFLFIVSAWCLWLIQLGYKIRY, encoded by the coding sequence ATGAATGGCTATGGATTATACACCTTGTTTAACAAAGAAATCTGGCGTTTTCTCAAAGTCACTACCCAGACGATATTAACCCCAGTTGTCACTATCTTATTATATTTACTGGTGTTTTCATCGGTATTATCGAAACATGTCGAAGTTTACGCCGGAATTAGCTATGCTACTTTTTTAGTTCCTGGTTTGATGATTATGAGCATTATTCAAAATGCGTTTGCCAATAGTTCTTCTAGCCTGTTTCAAGCCAAAGTCAATGGCAGTGTAGTTTTTATGCTGTTAGCGCCATTAGCAAACTGGGAAATTTACTTCGCTTTTATCCTGGCTGCGATAGTACGCGGCTTGTTGGTGGGTATCGGGGTGTGGGTAGCCGTACTTGGGTTTGTCAGTTTGCCGATTCACCACTTTTGGGTATTATTGGTATTCGCCGTATTTGGGAGTGCCGTTTTGGGTGCATTGGGATTCGTTGCGGCACTCTGGGCAGAAAAGTGGGATCACATTGCGGCTTTTCAGAACTTTGTTATTTTGCCACTGACTTTTTTAAGCGGGGCGTTTTACCGAATAGATACTTTACCCCCTTTTTGGCAAAAAGTGTCTTACTACAATCCTTTTTTCTATATGGTAGATGGGTTTCGCTACGGTTTTTTAGGGGTAGCCGATTTTCATATTGGGATTAGCTTAGTCGTCGTTAGCCTGTTTTTATTCATCGTTAGCGCTTGGTGTTTATGGTTAATCCAACTGGGTTATAAAATTCGTTATTAG
- a CDS encoding protein tyrosine phosphatase produces the protein MINNHSLFELRISGLDDAAEISQTWATHTISILDTVFARMLLVTETFYEKQIPKPRDGLSLYRCYFDDVTPENEVTSATDFGLILATLEDIQALLDFTGRLAVNDKLLVHCGAGISRSTAVATGILCQHGLSPAEALKQVFFVRKNAFPNTYIIALMDKVLELNGELEGALQAYQPF, from the coding sequence ATGATAAACAACCATTCACTTTTTGAACTACGCATTTCTGGCCTAGATGATGCCGCTGAAATTTCACAAACCTGGGCAACGCATACTATCAGCATACTGGATACCGTTTTCGCAAGAATGCTACTGGTAACGGAAACATTTTATGAAAAGCAGATTCCTAAACCACGTGATGGATTATCGCTTTACCGGTGCTATTTTGATGATGTGACTCCAGAAAATGAGGTGACTTCAGCAACTGACTTTGGATTAATTTTAGCCACATTAGAAGATATACAGGCTCTCTTAGACTTTACCGGCAGATTAGCGGTTAATGATAAACTGTTAGTCCATTGCGGCGCTGGTATTTCTCGCTCTACAGCCGTGGCGACGGGCATTTTATGCCAACATGGTTTGTCACCGGCCGAAGCGCTCAAACAGGTTTTTTTTGTTCGTAAGAACGCATTTCCTAATACTTACATTATTGCGCTCATGGATAAAGTTCTTGAATTAAATGGTGAATTAGAAGGTGCATTGCAAGCATATCAGCCATTCTAA
- a CDS encoding peptidoglycan-binding protein encodes MIFLETQGPYTGKDAWRKNEAWQYDPMQVANQGDFALDTIRTGKENTDLLSTQTLPNRLAGVKHTSFKNGSPNYSDYGRRKETEKMTPELSIETGVIWLFRKAISKVDVVSVPKGEQIFSYTVKKGDNGYSKIINNIKTTVTELEIQNGKNKVIHENDVLKYREASIERRISSWKSWSQTIQAYNSKDGYYERVNTYYQKLTKGAPCFGVKK; translated from the coding sequence ATGATATTTTTAGAAACTCAAGGACCTTACACTGGTAAAGATGCTTGGCGAAAAAATGAAGCTTGGCAATATGATCCCATGCAGGTGGCCAATCAAGGGGATTTTGCACTGGATACAATTAGAACCGGAAAAGAAAATACCGATCTCCTCTCTACTCAGACGTTGCCTAATAGACTTGCTGGAGTAAAACACACCTCATTTAAAAATGGTAGTCCAAATTACAGCGATTATGGTCGTCGGAAGGAAACTGAGAAGATGACACCTGAACTGAGCATAGAAACTGGTGTAATTTGGTTGTTTAGGAAAGCAATTTCCAAGGTAGATGTGGTCTCAGTACCTAAGGGTGAACAAATTTTTTCTTATACGGTAAAAAAGGGTGATAACGGTTATTCTAAAATAATTAACAATATTAAGACTACCGTGACGGAACTTGAAATTCAAAATGGCAAGAATAAAGTGATTCATGAAAATGACGTCCTCAAGTACAGGGAAGCTTCTATAGAAAGACGAATATCTTCTTGGAAAAGCTGGAGTCAAACAATTCAGGCTTATAATAGTAAAGACGGCTATTATGAGCGGGTGAATACCTATTATCAGAAGTTAACGAAAGGTGCACCCTGTTTTGGAGTGAAGAAATGA
- a CDS encoding ferrous iron transporter FeoB — protein sequence MNHLVIGVVGNPNCGKTTLFNVLTGSRQRVGNWPGVTVDRKVGYYQHQGHDIELVDLPGIYSLDITPGMTSLDEQIAQNYILSGEAHLIVNIIDAANLERNLYLTTQLLEIGIPLVIAINMMDIAKQRQIKIDLAGLAKQLGVPVIPISAAHRQGIEELKTVINQAAEAGAIPPVQVEYPEIIEQGITQLSPTVHTHLPKHKQSHVRWITLKLLEDDTSAIAVIAEPLQQAITKWQQQIADELDDEEVDILVADSRYAFIADLVEATVKTTGKVTRTLSDKIDKIVLNRTLGIPIFLVIMYLMFMFTINLGGAFIDFFDIFVGTLAVEGFGELLALLGLPPALITLLANGIGGGIQVIATFIPVIGFLYLFLSFLEDSGYMARAAFVMDRFMRFVGLPGKSFVPLIVGFGCNVPAIMATRTLENQRDRILTILMNPFMSCGARLPVYALFAAVFFPVGGQNLVFGLYLLGIAAAVMTGLIMKNTLLKGEAAPFVMELPPYHLPTLQSIVLRTWERLKSFMFRAGQVIVPMVLVLTFLNSWGTDGSFGNENSNKSVLSEIGRTLTPVFSPMGITEENWPATVGILTGVLAKEAVVGTLDALYAQLAQTDAGIKTVKKTFNFWQGMAAAVATIPNNLVQVKDSLLEPFNVNVGHVNKTAAVAVNSMTFSAMLARFDGQVGAFAYLLFILLYFPCAAATAAIYRETNLSWTVFIASWTTGLAYLWATLFYQLATFSQHPVSSIAWSGGLLFGFIFTVIFFYLYGLKERSNLKAPQILLEDK from the coding sequence ATGAATCACCTTGTCATTGGCGTGGTTGGTAACCCCAATTGTGGTAAAACGACATTATTCAACGTCTTAACTGGCTCGCGACAACGAGTGGGTAATTGGCCAGGGGTGACGGTTGATCGCAAAGTCGGTTATTACCAACACCAGGGTCATGATATTGAATTAGTTGATTTACCGGGTATTTATTCGCTGGATATTACCCCGGGTATGACTTCGCTCGATGAGCAAATTGCGCAGAATTATATTCTGTCCGGTGAGGCGCATTTGATTGTGAATATCATTGATGCCGCTAATTTAGAGAGAAATTTGTACCTCACCACTCAACTCTTGGAAATTGGAATCCCTTTAGTCATCGCCATCAATATGATGGATATCGCTAAACAACGTCAGATTAAAATTGATTTGGCGGGTTTAGCTAAACAACTGGGGGTTCCGGTCATTCCTATCAGTGCGGCTCACCGCCAGGGGATTGAAGAACTTAAAACCGTCATTAACCAAGCCGCTGAAGCCGGCGCTATTCCGCCAGTTCAAGTAGAATATCCGGAGATAATAGAACAAGGCATTACGCAGTTATCCCCAACGGTTCACACGCACTTACCTAAGCACAAACAATCGCATGTCCGGTGGATAACGTTAAAATTATTAGAGGATGATACCTCAGCAATAGCGGTTATCGCTGAACCACTTCAGCAAGCAATAACGAAGTGGCAACAGCAAATTGCTGACGAGTTAGATGATGAAGAAGTTGATATTTTAGTAGCCGATAGTCGTTATGCTTTTATCGCTGATTTGGTAGAGGCAACAGTAAAAACAACGGGTAAAGTCACTCGTACTTTATCTGATAAAATTGATAAAATCGTCCTTAATCGTACCTTAGGTATCCCTATTTTCTTGGTTATCATGTATTTAATGTTTATGTTTACCATTAATTTAGGGGGAGCTTTCATTGATTTTTTTGATATTTTTGTTGGTACCTTAGCCGTAGAGGGTTTTGGTGAATTATTAGCGTTGCTTGGATTACCACCCGCGTTAATTACACTACTGGCCAATGGGATTGGCGGTGGCATTCAAGTCATTGCGACCTTTATTCCGGTGATTGGTTTTTTGTACCTGTTTTTGTCTTTTTTAGAAGATTCGGGCTACATGGCTAGAGCCGCTTTTGTCATGGACCGGTTTATGCGTTTTGTCGGGTTGCCGGGTAAATCGTTCGTGCCACTTATTGTTGGCTTTGGGTGCAATGTGCCGGCGATTATGGCTACCCGCACTTTAGAAAATCAGCGCGATCGGATTTTAACTATCTTGATGAATCCCTTTATGTCTTGCGGTGCCCGACTTCCGGTTTATGCGCTTTTTGCTGCGGTTTTTTTCCCGGTCGGTGGTCAAAATTTGGTATTTGGCTTGTATTTATTAGGAATTGCCGCTGCCGTTATGACCGGACTGATTATGAAAAACACCCTCCTCAAGGGTGAAGCAGCTCCCTTTGTGATGGAATTACCGCCTTACCATTTACCCACGCTACAAAGTATCGTCTTGCGAACTTGGGAGCGGTTAAAAAGTTTTATGTTTCGAGCTGGGCAGGTGATTGTACCCATGGTGTTAGTGTTAACTTTTTTGAATTCCTGGGGTACCGATGGCTCGTTTGGTAATGAAAATAGTAATAAATCGGTATTGAGTGAAATTGGACGCACTTTAACACCGGTTTTCAGTCCTATGGGCATAACCGAAGAGAATTGGCCAGCCACAGTGGGTATTTTAACCGGCGTATTAGCCAAAGAGGCGGTAGTAGGCACTTTGGATGCGCTTTATGCGCAGTTAGCTCAAACCGATGCCGGTATTAAAACAGTGAAAAAAACCTTCAATTTTTGGCAAGGAATGGCAGCGGCGGTTGCTACTATTCCAAATAATCTGGTTCAAGTCAAAGACAGCCTGTTGGAGCCTTTCAATGTGAATGTTGGCCATGTCAATAAGACCGCTGCAGTGGCGGTTAACTCCATGACTTTCAGTGCAATGCTAGCTCGATTTGATGGTCAAGTCGGTGCATTTGCTTATTTATTATTTATCTTATTATATTTTCCCTGTGCGGCGGCAACAGCGGCTATCTATCGAGAAACGAATTTATCTTGGACCGTGTTTATAGCGAGTTGGACCACCGGGCTCGCTTACTTATGGGCAACCCTATTCTATCAATTAGCCACTTTCTCACAACATCCAGTGAGTTCTATTGCTTGGAGTGGTGGGTTATTATTCGGGTTTATTTTCACGGTAATTTTTTTCTATCTCTATGGATTAAAAGAAAGAAGTAATTTGAAGGCACCACAAATTTTACTTGAAGATAAGTAA
- a CDS encoding serine endoprotease — protein sequence MQKFPVHLYWIILFMLFIGQPTHAKLPVNVGEQPVPSLAPILEKVTPAVVNISSAHTVNNPLFNDPFFRYFFNVPEQKRSGRGSGVIIDAKKGYVVTNNHVIDKADEISITLQDDRTFNATVIGTDPETDVALLQVSADNLMALPMANSDKLRVGDFVVAIGNPFGLGQTVTSGIISALGRSGLGIEGYEDFIQTDASINPGNSGGALINLRGELIGINTAILAPGGGNVGIGFAIPINMISQVIRHLAEFGEVRRGVLGIEMQDLTPELTSAFGLTEKKGAVITKIGSNTPAAAAGLKAGDVITTLNNQPIKTASDIRNRVGLLRVGEKVKMTVIRSGQTLNLTAVIADTKTVKGKEVSQYLDGATLSDSDNGIEIHEVDQGSTAWNAGFQKRDTIVGFNRRKVKNMEELTQRFAHNSSPYLIQIQREDSILSLWLN from the coding sequence ATGCAAAAGTTTCCGGTTCACCTTTATTGGATAATCCTTTTCATGTTATTCATCGGACAGCCTACTCATGCCAAACTACCGGTGAATGTTGGTGAACAACCGGTTCCCAGCCTAGCACCTATTTTAGAAAAAGTCACTCCAGCGGTCGTCAATATATCAAGTGCACACACAGTTAACAATCCCCTTTTTAATGATCCTTTCTTTCGCTATTTTTTTAATGTGCCAGAGCAAAAACGCTCGGGGAGAGGCTCCGGTGTCATTATTGATGCCAAGAAAGGTTATGTGGTAACTAATAATCATGTTATTGATAAAGCAGATGAAATTTCTATTACCTTACAAGATGATCGCACTTTCAACGCCACGGTGATTGGTACGGATCCGGAAACTGATGTCGCTTTATTACAAGTATCTGCTGATAACTTGATGGCATTACCCATGGCGAATTCTGATAAACTACGAGTAGGTGATTTTGTCGTCGCTATCGGTAATCCTTTTGGTTTAGGACAAACAGTCACTTCAGGAATTATCAGTGCATTAGGACGAAGTGGTTTAGGAATTGAAGGCTATGAAGATTTTATTCAAACCGACGCTTCAATTAATCCGGGTAATTCTGGTGGTGCCTTAATTAACTTACGGGGCGAATTAATTGGCATCAACACCGCTATCCTAGCACCCGGTGGTGGGAATGTTGGGATTGGCTTTGCGATTCCGATTAACATGATTAGTCAAGTTATTCGCCACCTAGCCGAATTTGGTGAAGTACGCCGTGGTGTCCTCGGTATTGAGATGCAAGATCTTACCCCAGAATTAACGTCGGCTTTTGGCTTAACTGAGAAAAAAGGCGCAGTGATCACTAAAATTGGCTCAAATACCCCTGCCGCTGCAGCGGGTTTAAAAGCGGGAGACGTTATCACCACTCTTAATAATCAACCCATTAAAACCGCCAGCGATATTCGTAACCGAGTTGGCTTATTACGAGTCGGTGAAAAAGTTAAAATGACGGTTATTCGAAGTGGGCAGACACTCAATTTAACTGCGGTTATTGCTGATACTAAAACAGTTAAAGGCAAGGAAGTAAGCCAATATCTAGACGGTGCTACTCTTAGCGATAGTGATAATGGGATAGAAATACACGAAGTCGACCAAGGTAGTACGGCTTGGAACGCGGGTTTCCAGAAGAGGGATACCATTGTGGGTTTTAATCGGCGGAAAGTAAAAAATATGGAAGAGTTAACCCAACGCTTTGCCCACAATTCTTCACCCTATCTCATTCAAATCCAACGGGAGGATAGTATTTTATCGCTTTGGTTAAATTAA
- a CDS encoding ferrous iron transporter FeoA produces the protein MTLSLRDMALGDNGKVVGFQPGNKSYRKKLLAMGLTPGTEFSITRYAPLGDPVEIKVRGYSMSLRQDEAATLLVEKIER, from the coding sequence ATGACCCTCAGCTTACGTGATATGGCACTGGGTGATAATGGAAAAGTCGTTGGTTTTCAACCAGGGAACAAAAGTTATCGAAAAAAGTTACTGGCGATGGGGCTAACACCCGGAACCGAATTTAGCATTACCCGTTATGCACCACTCGGTGACCCAGTTGAAATCAAGGTCCGTGGTTATTCTATGAGTTTACGACAAGATGAAGCGGCGACTTTATTGGTGGAGAAAATTGAACGATGA
- a CDS encoding octaprenyl diphosphate synthase has product MMDITAIQNLIDQDMQAVNALIHKRLRSEVALVNQLGYYIVNSGGKRLRPLLLLLSAHAFNYQGIQHLTLAAIVEFIHTATLLHDDVVDASELRRGQRTANYVWGNEASVLVGDFLYSRAFQMMVEVRNMRVMEILSAATNIIAEGEVLQLLNCHEPSTTEAQYLQVIRSKTAKLFEAAAQLGAIISEQPNQYEQAMATYGIHLGTAFQLIDDVLDYSAKSEAIGKNVGDDLAEGKPTLPLIHALQQGTLAQQQVLREAIIHGGRDNISEVIAALESTDAIGYTARVAQREAEQAVMAIAELPDSPYTEALRALAHFSIHRSY; this is encoded by the coding sequence ATGATGGATATTACCGCAATCCAAAATTTAATTGACCAGGATATGCAAGCAGTCAATGCTCTGATTCATAAGCGGTTACGTTCTGAAGTCGCTTTAGTGAATCAACTTGGGTATTATATTGTTAATAGTGGCGGGAAGCGGCTACGTCCCCTCTTATTATTATTAAGTGCTCATGCTTTTAATTATCAAGGAATACAACACCTTACTTTAGCAGCGATTGTGGAGTTTATTCATACTGCCACGTTATTGCATGATGATGTAGTTGATGCTTCGGAGTTACGACGTGGGCAAAGAACCGCTAACTACGTGTGGGGCAATGAAGCGAGTGTATTAGTAGGGGATTTTTTATATTCTCGTGCTTTTCAAATGATGGTTGAAGTGAGAAATATGCGGGTAATGGAAATTTTATCGGCGGCGACCAATATTATTGCTGAAGGAGAAGTTTTACAATTACTCAATTGTCATGAGCCGAGTACCACGGAAGCGCAATATTTACAAGTCATCCGCTCCAAAACCGCAAAATTATTTGAAGCAGCAGCACAATTAGGCGCAATTATTAGTGAACAACCTAACCAATATGAACAGGCGATGGCAACCTATGGAATTCATTTAGGTACGGCTTTTCAATTAATTGATGACGTGTTAGATTATAGTGCTAAAAGTGAAGCGATTGGTAAAAACGTGGGTGATGATTTAGCTGAAGGTAAGCCCACTTTACCCTTAATTCATGCTTTACAGCAAGGTACACTGGCTCAACAACAGGTGTTACGTGAAGCGATTATTCACGGCGGTAGAGACAACATCAGTGAAGTTATTGCAGCACTTGAATCTACTGACGCAATCGGGTACACTGCGCGTGTTGCTCAGAGAGAAGCGGAACAAGCCGTTATGGCAATAGCGGAATTACCTGATTCGCCTTATACTGAAGCGCTTCGAGCCTTGGCTCATTTTTCTATTCATCGCAGTTATTAA
- a CDS encoding hydrogenase nickel incorporation protein HypA has product MHELSICQDLLMQVTALAAQHQAQSVSLIIVQMGPLCGVVPELLEQAFTIAKAATVAEQAELILETLPVRVRCQSCGAESEVVPNCLICKTCGNWQTQLISGDEMLLARVELVT; this is encoded by the coding sequence ATGCATGAATTATCCATTTGCCAAGATTTATTAATGCAAGTAACCGCACTCGCGGCACAACATCAAGCTCAAAGTGTGTCTCTGATTATCGTTCAAATGGGTCCGTTGTGTGGTGTCGTTCCAGAATTATTAGAACAAGCGTTTACCATAGCCAAAGCAGCAACGGTAGCAGAACAAGCTGAATTGATTTTAGAAACTTTACCAGTACGAGTTCGTTGTCAAAGTTGTGGGGCGGAGAGTGAAGTGGTTCCTAATTGTTTGATATGTAAAACTTGCGGTAATTGGCAGACGCAATTAATTAGCGGCGATGAGATGTTATTAGCGCGGGTGGAACTGGTCACTTAA
- a CDS encoding 4-hydroxy-3-methyl-but-2-enyl pyrophosphate reductase: protein MNIILAQPRGFCAGVVRAIETVERALEIYEPPVYVLHEIVHNCYVVDNLKKRGAMFVETLDEVPMGAICIFSAHGVATTIVTKATQRQLQVIDATCPLVKKVHSQAQRYVQQGFELIIIGHVGHPEVEGTRGCVAGRVHVLCNSAEVNELVVADPQHLAYVTQTTLSIDDTREVIATLTARFPDIQGPALSDICYATQNRQNAVRQLALQINVLLVVGAHNSSNSNRLREVGIQAGVKAYLIEGAEDLQAEWFKDNPIVGITAGASTPEVLVAEVLQRLHRFGVAQVETMNGQIETTVFRIPTLLSTSQDLSVSHTIGT, encoded by the coding sequence ATGAATATCATACTTGCTCAACCACGTGGTTTTTGTGCGGGGGTAGTACGTGCTATAGAAACCGTCGAACGTGCCTTGGAAATTTATGAACCACCGGTTTATGTTCTCCATGAAATCGTTCATAACTGCTATGTGGTAGATAATTTGAAAAAACGGGGGGCGATGTTTGTAGAAACCTTAGATGAAGTACCGATGGGAGCGATTTGTATTTTTAGTGCTCATGGTGTAGCAACCACTATCGTGACTAAGGCGACACAACGTCAACTTCAGGTGATTGATGCGACTTGTCCTTTAGTTAAAAAGGTTCATTCACAAGCACAACGTTATGTACAACAAGGTTTTGAATTGATTATTATTGGTCATGTGGGACACCCAGAAGTAGAAGGTACCCGGGGTTGTGTCGCTGGGCGAGTGCATGTGTTATGTAATTCTGCCGAGGTAAATGAATTGGTCGTTGCCGATCCGCAACATTTAGCTTATGTTACTCAAACCACCTTGAGTATTGATGATACCCGTGAAGTCATTGCCACCTTAACGGCTCGTTTTCCTGATATTCAAGGTCCGGCGCTCAGTGATATTTGCTATGCCACTCAAAATCGCCAAAATGCAGTGCGCCAATTAGCTTTGCAGATTAATGTATTATTAGTCGTTGGTGCCCATAATAGTTCTAATTCTAATCGCTTGCGGGAAGTGGGTATTCAAGCCGGGGTAAAAGCCTATTTGATTGAAGGCGCAGAAGATTTACAAGCTGAATGGTTTAAAGATAATCCTATTGTGGGTATTACTGCAGGTGCTTCTACTCCAGAGGTGTTAGTTGCAGAGGTATTACAACGGTTGCATCGTTTTGGAGTCGCACAGGTTGAAACGATGAACGGTCAGATTGAAACTAC
- a CDS encoding FeoA family protein gives MLMNSSNTSHVFPLGMASEGEIVKIVSVIGGKNLAKRLMAMGMVEDTQLQILQRQKGTGLVIARGESRLALGAGMANKILVVPVVENLS, from the coding sequence ATGTTAATGAATAGCAGCAACACCAGCCATGTATTTCCTTTGGGAATGGCTAGTGAAGGGGAAATTGTCAAAATTGTGAGCGTTATCGGTGGAAAAAACTTAGCCAAACGTTTGATGGCAATGGGAATGGTAGAGGATACTCAATTACAAATCTTACAACGTCAGAAAGGTACTGGCTTAGTTATCGCCCGTGGAGAATCTAGATTGGCTTTAGGTGCCGGTATGGCGAATAAAATTTTGGTGGTTCCCGTGGTGGAGAACTTGTCTTAA